A single region of the Triticum dicoccoides isolate Atlit2015 ecotype Zavitan chromosome 2B, WEW_v2.0, whole genome shotgun sequence genome encodes:
- the LOC119363302 gene encoding uncharacterized protein LOC119363302, translating to MPPRPKKKGDRFPRCPDEGAPRPMVVVVVKQEQDDDAAAAAWGTWEELVLGGAVLRHGAADWRAVAAELRARSPCSFSPKECEAKFSEIQARYSACDAWFEELRKQRVAELKRELRKSESFIGSLQSVIESLSNSKHDNGNNLGCHTESCSHTENAADTTSSSKELSKDRSSAASFTEEASNSQKSQKVQNTSAETLSKPHAEKKLCAKDGLLWGSRKKRGLRDKRAILMAVDSSRDGENTSTPCIQGEGSSEGCMKKLKTPKVEPGVSVCKAPCVQREVPSEVCIKELKNPKIEPGVSACEGAKPKLADIMNSISAQGDCKMLQHQIDIQRKRARYKKMIRQHMDFRILRSKIKSGAISSAKELLKDMLVFVNNVLTFFPKATLEHMAAIELRGLICKTLQQSSVVLSMNCEAGGTAGDPVIKKTKARIASGPVIKKTAAAGIAAEPVLKKAMAAIASEPVIKKTMAGIASEPVMKKTGAGIASEAVIKKTAARVASDPVSKKVAAGATSAPASKKISRTLPPVRHVPRDAKRSKVSSRETGSIVSQGESETRDVHANAAATAEEETVERSAPAAKKRGVGRPPKSGQKRAAPRPQDSPSKGRKRTRR from the exons ATGCCGCCCCGACCCAAAAAAAAGGGCGACCGATTTCCTCGGTGCCCGGACGAGGGAGCGCCCCGTCCGATGGTGGTTGTGGTGGTCAAGCAGGAGCAGGACGAcgacgcggccgccgccgcctgggGCACGTGGGAGGAGCTCGTGCTCGGCGGCGCCGTCCTCCGCCACGGCGCCGCCGACTggcgcgccgtcgccgccgagctGCGCGCCCGCTCCCCGTGCTCCTTCTCGCCCAAG GAATGCGAAGCAAAATTTTCAGAGATTCAAGCACGCTACTCTGCATGCGA TGCTTGGTTTGAGGAGCTTCGCAAGCAGAGAGTTGCTGAATTGAAAAGGGAGCTGAGGAAATCAGAAAGTTTTATTGG GTCCTTGCAGTCTGTGATCGAGAGTCTCAGCAATAGCAAACATGATAATGGTAATAACTTAGGATGTCACActgaatcatgttcacacactgaaAATGCAGCTGATACTACTTCCTCGAGCAAAGAATTGTCCAAAGACAGATCATCCGCTGCTAGTTTCACAGAGGAAGCAAGCAACAGTCAAAAATCTCAGAAAGTTCAAAATACATCAGCAGAGACATTATCAAAGCCCCATGCTGAAAAGAAGCTCTGTGCCAAAGATGGTTTGCTTTGGGGCTCTAGAAAGAAAAGGGGATTGAGGGATAAAAGGGCTATTCTGATGGCTGTTGATAGTAGCAGAGATGGTGAAAATACATCTACGCCATGCATACAGGGAGAGGGTTCCTCTGAGGGCTGCATGAAGAAATTGAAAACTCCAAAGGTAGAGCCTGGTGTATCTGTGTGCAAAGCTCCATGCGTACAGAGAGAGGTTCCATCTGAAGTCTGCATCAAGGAACTGAAAAATCCAAAGATAGAGCCTGGTGTATCTGCGTGCGAGGGAGCAAAACCAAAATTGGCAGATATTATGAATAGTATATCCGCTCAAGGTGACTGTAAGATGTTGCAACATCAAATTGATATCCAG CGGAAGAGAGCTAGATACAAGAAGATGATCCGTCAGCATATGGATTTCCGAATCCTTCGTTCAAAGATCAAGAGTGGTGCTATCTCTTCTGCCAAGGAGCTCCTAAAAGACATGCTTGTGTTTGTGAATAATGTCCTCACTTTTTTTCCAAAGGCCACACTGGAGCACATGGCTGCAATCGAACTTCGAGGTCTCATATGCAAAACGTTGCAACAGAGTTCAGTTGTTCTCTCCATGAATTGTGAAGCGGGAGGGACAGCTGGTGACCCTGTAATCAAGAAGACCAAGGCAAGGATCGCTAGTGGCCCTGTAATCAAGAAGACTGCTGCTGCAGGGATAGCTGCTGAGCCTGTATTAAAGAAGGCCATGGCAGCGATAGCTAGTGAGCCTGTAATAAAGAAGACAATGGCTGGGATAGCAAGTGAGCCTGTGATGAAGAAGACCGGGGCagggatagctagtgaagccgtaaTCAAGAAGACCGCTGCAAGGGTAGCAAGTGACCCTGTAAGCAAGAAGGTGGCGGCTGGGGCCACTAGTGCCCCTGCATCCAAGAAGATTTCTCGAACATTGCCGCCAGTACGTCATGTGCCTCGTGATGCAAAGAGAAGCAAGGTTTCCTCAAGGGAGACTGGAAGCATTGTCAGTCAGGGTGAGAGCGAGACCAGGGACGTCCACGCCAATGCAGCGGCAACAGCTGAGGAAGAAACTGTCGAGAGAAGTGCGCCAGCCGCCAAGAAGCGAGGGGTCGGGCGGCCTCCAAAGAGTGGTCAGAAGCGTGCTGCACCGCGGCCGCAAGACAGTCCTAGCAAAGGCAGGAAGAGGACTCGACGGTGA